The Saliniradius amylolyticus DNA segment CCGCAGTGGACAACACTTCATCCTGATCTGACCGATGCAGCTGTGCCGACGCCTCGTGAGTCAACTGGATAACCCAGACAGACTCCTCTCTGTCTCGTCGTGGCTTGGCACTGTCATTAAGCATCAACTGAACCGGCCCTTGTTTTGGATAGATAATATCTGCTTCGGTGTTCAACCGTCGCTGCGGTTGCACTGCAACGCTCCAACAAGGTAACCAGTCCAACTCATCCACGGCTGGCCCCCCTAGGTGTTCGGCCAAAATTGGCTGAGTCTGTGGCCACGGGGCGGTTAATACCACCCAATCAAAGCCACCGTATTTTCCTTCCTGTTCATCCCACAGCATCCAGCCCGATTGGGTTCTTTGCATGTGCTTAATACGTACCGAGAGACAGAGTTCGACACGCTTCAGGTAGTGACGGCACAGACTGTTCATGCCAGGAGTAAAGACGAACCGACAGGGTTCGGCAGATTCGGGGACTAGTTGGCCATCATAAATAAAGCCTTTGGCTTGCCAACGCGCCACGAGCTGCTGTGGCATCAGACGTTGCAGAAACTGACAAAAACGTGGGTCTGTGGCTCGGATCTCACAGGCCCCAATATCAAAGTTACCCCAATCCGTTCGTTTGTGGGTTAACCGACCGCCTCGCCCCCGGGATT contains these protein-coding regions:
- a CDS encoding NAD(P)/FAD-dependent oxidoreductase, which produces MKIAVVGAGFTGSLVADFLKDAGHQVTVFEKSRGRGGRLTHKRTDWGNFDIGACEIRATDPRFCQFLQRLMPQQLVARWQAKGFIYDGQLVPESAEPCRFVFTPGMNSLCRHYLKRVELCLSVRIKHMQRTQSGWMLWDEQEGKYGGFDWVVLTAPWPQTQPILAEHLGGPAVDELDWLPCWSVAVQPQRRLNTEADIIYPKQGPVQLMLNDSAKPRRDREESVWVIQLTHEASAQLHRSDQDEVLSTAVNELQQVTGEAVNVVHHYKHFWRYARLSHEAEGPGMIFKPEQSVAALGDWSAGGSTQAAFRAVEQFKRFWS